The Lathyrus oleraceus cultivar Zhongwan6 chromosome 5, CAAS_Psat_ZW6_1.0, whole genome shotgun sequence genome includes the window TAAGGGGTTTAATCCTGTTATGGCTGTTACATCAAACAAAATTGGCGTTAACATGCCACAAGGAAACTGGAAAGTGTTGGTCGAAAATTCCTAGAAGATCGACGCTAATAACATGGTTAGGTTATACCTAGGGTCAGTTCTAGATATCTCGACCATGTCATAAATGCTCAGGTTTTCCCATTGTTTTTTCCTCTGGGGTTGGACTTTGTCGAGCCAGACAGTGTATTCCTTAGTGGGAGCAGTTGGGGCAGATTGAAACACTTGTGCAGGTCTGTCTATAAAGGATAGATCGATAGAGCGTTCTTCGAACGCTGATGGTATGGTGACAGGGAAACCAGAGAAAAAATTCTTAACTTTCCTAGCTTGTGACCTGGCAGTCGGATAGGGCCCAAAAAAGCGAAGAGTTTATTGGGCAGAGAAAATGGAATGAGTACCTGTTTGGCCCAGTTAGAGGTCTTTTCTTTTGACAATGGAGTTTCAGGGAGTAAATCTCTTCCTTGGTCATCTTCCTCTAGTGGGATTGTGAAAGCTATGGATTCTTTGTTGCGTCAAGCTTAGAAGATGATGCTTTAGTGGATGTCATTGTTGAAAGTGGACGCATTTTTTAGGAGAATAAAAGTTTTTCTCTATGCGCAAGAAATCTAGAAAAGAGTTGAAACGAAGAGAAAGAATTTGGAGCTGGATATTTATAAATTTTTTCGTTGCGTGTCTAAGTTCAGACACATGGCATCCATGTGGAGATGTTGAAACGATTTTGTGTGTTACGAAATGGGGCATTAATGTGAGTGGAGCAATTAAAGTAGACATATCAAATGACTTCTTGGAAAATAGGAATGATGGGGAGATTCTGAACAGATctcattgaaaatgaaaatgcaCCGTAAAAAAGGATAATGATGACAATAACGCCAGCGAAGAAGTGGAAGCGGTGTCGAGAAAATACGATAAAAATTGCCACGTTTCTTTTTTTCTGATTCAAATCGAAACATGGGATTTTAGGGGGAAATTTGCTACCTTAGATTTTTTGACCTAACTATAAATGGTAAGTAGGAATAAGTGTGCCATGATAAAAGCTATCGAACATGTCAAAAATTATGCATGTGGCAAGTGTGGTCGAAGCAGCTGAAGGTCGATGAGCGTTGGTAGCAGCTGTGGACTTAGTAAACATTTCAAATGCTCTAAGTTGGTTATTTGGCTTGATTGATAGAGCGGGTATTGGATTATAACATGTGGTTACTCGAAAGCACGTGGAGGCTCGTTGAAGATAACGACTGCATGGAAGTAAAATGTGTCGTGGTTTGTTTAATCGACCGTTTTTAGGTAGTTATTTTAAATTAGTATATAAAGGGACGCCTGTTTACGTTGTAGGGGTCCGCAATTGTACCCATATTTCTTCATACTCGAAGTATCTGTGTAATTGAGATACGAGTGAAGAAAATCTACATATGCGTTCCATATTTATAAATTCCAAGTACTTTTACATTAAAGCTTTTTTCTGCATTCATTTACATTTCGACCACTTatcattttattttcatttttacATTTCGATTTCGGTTATCTCTGTCTTTAAAATCTTTTACAATCCAAGTCTTGTCAAAATTTCACATTATTATCTTCACATTGTATTTTCGATTTCAATCATAACATGGTGTTCAAAGATTTAAATTCACACGAATATGTTCCAGGAGATTTTCGAGTTTGATCCCTTAAGTATTAATAGAAACTCGTTTTGTTTATCAAATTTACCAGTAAACACACGTGTAATAGAATTTCAGTGTGAACACAATCAATATTTTCTCTCAAAAGTTAGTTAGATCtattttctctctcttctctctctctctccatctTCACCTTCAACCTTGTGCACCATCACTAGCATAGTGTTATGATATCATTAGTGTAAATAGTCTAAAAAATATCAAGACACTTGCTGCTACCAAGGCAAAAACTCTCAAATGCTATCGGGGGTTATACCAGATATGTATCTATGGAATCACCCCTACAAAATTATGGAAATGTATTTTTGAACAATTTTTTGACAAATTTGTGGTGGATGATTTATTTATGAAGTACAAAATAATTTCAGAGATTtatccggagatgcatctccgtaattTTTCCAAATGATTCCGTAAATGGATCTCTTGACCATTTTTTTGATAAATATGGAGTGAACAGTTCATTTATGAAATACTATATACATTTTAAATGCGTTCGAGATGCATCTCAGAGATATAAAAAAAATCAAGTTTTATGTATTCACATTCACACTATGAAATGGATAGTATGAAATGGATAAAGTAATCTCAAAAAATGTTAGATTGAACCACTTTTGAGAAAGTTCATATAAGAGGAACCCAATCTTTTAGCCCATACTtttgaaaagaaaagaaaatatatatattcTATGATTTCATATGAACAACACGTTCTCAAGAAAATTTTACCCtatacccctacaattgtacccatacccctacatttaaatttttttgaccaaaataccctcatataaatagggtatattttccGTTTCAAaatttttttaccattttcgttGAAGACTTCCGGAGAAGAAAATTTTTTGGCGTTTTTGcattgtataccggaacacttaagagtaagtcttccggtttgaaaattgtataccggaacacttctcttaagtgttccggtttgttgttttttttggacactgaaccggaagtcttctagaaagtcttccggtttgtatacttatataccggaacactttcttcaagtcttccggtttggatgatgtgtaccggaactcttctttgaagtgttccggtacgtaatttttttttattttttttatttatttttttttaattatttttttttacattatttttgcagtggttcgaagaagaggtgcagatggccggattccagtccgcacgttagaccggggtgcatcttcatctgcagctgcagctgagccgactggatatccaggagggtcgtacgatacatcgcttttggtgaagtacgagcatcatgttgctcgacatatatggttcggtgaggtaagtaaacggactatatttgaaaatgaataatagttgaatattttataatttgttttctaatatgtgttttaattgtttttaggaaagaggaccaaagaaagagttgaaggttgccggacatggactgaagttgaattctagggttccattggctcttccaccacagatggagagttgggtatctagatccggtttagcttcactgcagagaacgagtctgaacaagatagacacaaatcttgtctctgcatttgtggaaagatggcatctagagacatcttcatttcacatgccgtttggtgaaatgagcattactttagaTGATGTCGCATGTCTACTTCACTTGCCCATTAGGGGTATCTTTtggagtcctcaggatgtgactgaagagctagctgttgaacttgctgtggactacctaggagtgtcacagagtcaggcacagtcacatgttcggagctgcagggggtcgtattacaagttggagtggttatatGATATATTCGTACATCATAGGGCTGCTTccagctgggcatatgcgactagagcatatctattgatgttggtgggttccaccatatttgctgataagacctttacacttgtagaggcacgatacctcctcctgtttagggacttggatggatgttcaggatatagttggggagcagctgcactagttaccctctaccgatatcttggagatgcgtccatgtacagttgcaaacagctaggtggatatcctactctcctacaggtatataatttaattttgttaattaagtgttggattcattttataaaatattgtaacttaatttgttttatttattatgtttttattttgtaacagtgttggattcacgagtattttccaactgttggaaaaagaggggagaattggaaTCCTGCTGGAAACTGTGGTCTTCcccgagcgatgagatggtcATATAGACAGGGAGTCCTGAAGGTCgatgatttacgacctattttggacgagctgacacctaCCGACGTCATCTGGCGaccatgctccaacaaatctatgcctatgtggagtcaaccatgtgtctttcacataattaataaatccactataatcaacacatgcttgctcaagttgatgcaaccgctgaccatactcaacctcatcactagcccagacaacttccatccataatgtgtctatcgtcttttgcaggtcattcaccacatgttgtttgcatttggcaccaacgtttttgttaatgtgaaatctacatagcaaattaatcgagttgggaaacacaacttcaattgctttcatcaaagcaagatctctatctgtcaaaatcgcttgtggacacatgtctttcttcacaaacaactcttttaatttctccaatacccagcaaaaattctctgtttgctcagactccatatatgcaaatccaacagcaaaagtcaactcagtcgatgtcatgccaacaatttcaaacaaaggttgtctatatttgtttgtcttgtaggtgctatccataactaacacaatcggaaatatattcaacaacttcactgaatcaggatgtgcccaaaatatctctctcaccacttccgagtcatcctttttctactcca containing:
- the LOC127079458 gene encoding protein MAIN-LIKE 2, whose amino-acid sequence is MVRRRGADGRIPVRTLDRGASSSAAAAEPTGYPGGSYDTSLLVKYEHHVARHIWFGEERGPKKELKVAGHGLKLNSRVPLALPPQMESWVSRSGLASLQRTSLNKIDTNLVSAFVERWHLETSSFHMPFGEMSITLDDVACLLHLPIRGIFWSPQDVTEELAVELAVDYLGVSQSQAQSHVRSCRGSYYKLEWLYDIFVHHRAASSWAYATRAYLLMLVGSTIFADKTFTLVEARYLLLFRDLDGCSGYSWGAAALVTLYRYLGDASMYSCKQLGGYPTLLQCWIHEYFPTVGKRGENWNPAGNCGLPRAMRWSYRQGVLKVDDLRPILDELTPTDVIWRPCSNKSMGMGLIVGVQGKIFRSQLQLVSHILLYHYPITFH